The following proteins come from a genomic window of Plectropomus leopardus isolate mb chromosome 11, YSFRI_Pleo_2.0, whole genome shotgun sequence:
- the LOC121950447 gene encoding C-Jun-amino-terminal kinase-interacting protein 1-like, whose amino-acid sequence MDKYRPKRPTTLALFPQLPQAGTQDSINNNSLGKKDSWKDSRSSSPHITGDLTPPDVKPKAEDKVRHNTRRPAPKPPTANGVNGRGNTQAAAADTRARLRERQVTGVTHTQSSSSPRTQRRAGRGATAMRERSLGDVKGKDGGTAGKEDRRGGRLCEESKGKDKERNGHQRPANGLKSRGADGKGKAGGKGVNRGKPNNILSNQEVYLTANVVPRTPVAPRNQNKTEDQGQNHDRTQDNPPILSRSSSEGGSNRMSLSSDTEGPPPGPLHPSLSHRTNPDISEEEGEGDPTPCVNVQNGLTQCLDSNKQAEMDCTKSDVDTEGGKVDNNAKVNGSDSVTQGDCAAAQTVPKSEATAGLNYDSVKYTLVVDEHAQLELVSLKDCFHGYNEHNEDSDAETVYQSANEEEDPEYEEERKRKEDAKKQDKRKEEEKRRKEEDEMRKRREEDLKRRREEEVKRRREVVARICKQSKVTSTTTSEEDESNGERAAASRTKKFLNLFPNNSSHYSATGAGSFGMFSCVLDGVERQQSHRAAYRFVPRHADELYLETDDPVLMLNQSEDLWCQGYNMRTGATGIFPAFYAVKVARDINQVQKDGWVEQFQVRFLGSVQVPIHKGNDMLCAAMQKVACNRRLAGQPPSPCVVEVSVKGVKISVQDQCQSAHRGDQCFHFFQLKNISFCGCHPKHSKYFGLITKHPDQQRFACHVMMSETTLHPLAESVGRAFRQYYKEHIGYSCPTEDIFIE is encoded by the exons ATGGATAAATATCGACCAAAGAGACCGACCACCTTGGCTCTGTTCCCACAGCTGCCACAAGCCGGCACCCAG GACTCCATAAACAATAACTCTTTAGGCAAGAAAGACAGCTGGAAGGACTCCCGCTCCTCCTCCCCACATATTACAG gGGATCTCACACCACCGGATGTCAAACCCAAAGCGGAGGACAAAGTTCGTCACAACACGCGCCGCCCGGCCCCCAAACCCCCCACAGCCAATGGAGTAAACGGCAGAGGCAACACTCAGGCCGCCGCCGCAGACACACGCGCCCGACTTCGGGAAAGACAGGTTACcggagtcacacacacacagtcctccaGCTCACCGAGGACTCAAaggagagcaggaagaggagcgACAGCGATGAGAGAGAGGAGCCTGGGGGACGTCAaagggaaggatggagggacGGCGGGGAAGGAGGATAGAAGAGGAGGACGACTGTGTGAGGAGTCCAAGGGGaaggacaaagagagaaacGGACATCAGAGGCCAGCAAACGGACTGAAAAGCCGAGGGGCTGATGGGAAAGGAAAAGCAGGTGGTAAAGGGGTCAACAGAGGAAAACCAAATAACATACTGTCGAACCAGGAAGTTTATCTGACAGCCAACGTGGTTCCACGCACGCCGGTAGCTCCGAGAAACCAGAACAAGACCGAAGACCAAG gccAAAACCATGACAGGACCCAGGACAACCCCCCTATCCTCTCTCGATCCAGCAGCGAGGGGGGGTCAAACAGGATGTCCCTCAGCTCAGACACAGAGGGGCCCCCACCAGGGCCCCtgcatccctctctctcccaccgaACCAACCCTGACATCAGCGAagaagagggggagggagatCCAACTCCCTGTGTGAACGTCCAAAATGGTCTGACCCAATGCCTTGATAGTAATAAACAAGCAGAGATGGACTGTACCAAGTCAGATGTGGATACAGAGGGGGGAAAAGTTGACAACAACGCCAAGGTGAATGGCAGCGACTCTGTCACTCAGGGAGACTGTGCGGCTGCTCAGACGGTACCAAAGAGTGAGGCTACAGCGGGGTTGAATTATGACTCTGTTAAATACACTCTGGTGGTGGATGAACACGCTCAGTTGGAGCTGGTCAGCCTCAAGGACTGCTTTCACGGTTACAACGAGCACAATGAAGACAGCGATGCAGAGACGGTCTACCAGTCAGCCAATGAGGAGGAAGACCCAGAGtatgaggaggagaggaagaggaaagaagaCGCAAAGAAGCAAG AcaagaggaaagaggaagaaaagagaagaaaggaggaggatgagatgaggaagaggagggaagaggatttgaagaggaggagggaggaggaggtgaagaggaggagggaagttGTGGCGAGGATCTGCAAGCAGTCCAAGGTAACGTCAACTACAACTTCAGAGGAAGACGAGTCCAACGGAGAAAGGGCCGCAGCTTCGAGGACCAAGAAGTTTCTCAACTTGTTTCCCAATAACAGCAGTCATTACAGCGCCACTG GTGCTGGATCTTTTGGGATGTTCTCCTGTGTTTTGGATGGAGTGGAGAGACAACAGAGCCACAGAGCTGCCTACAG GTTTGTTCCTCGTCATGCAGACGAGCTGTACCTGGAGACAGACGACCCCGTGTTAATGCTGAACCAGTCTGAGGACCTGTGGTGTCAGGGTTACAACATGAGGACCGGAGCTACCGGCATCTTTCCTGCCTTCTATGCTGTCAAGGTGGCCAGAGATATTAACCAag TCCAGAAAGACGGCTGGGTGGAGCAGTTCCAGGTGCGATTCCTGGGTTCGGTTCAGGTGCCTATTCACAAAGGCAACGACATGCTTTGTGCTGCAATGCAGAAG GTGGCGTGTAACAGGCGGTTAGCAGGTCAGCCTCCTTCGCCCTGTGTGGTGGAGGTCAGTGTGAAAGGTGTGAAGATCAGCGTCCAAGACCAGTGTCAATCTGCTCATCGG ggGGACCAGTGTTTCCATTTCTTCCAGCTGAAGAACATCTCATTCTGTGGCTGTCATCCAAAACACAGCAA GTATTTTGGGCTCATCACCAAACATCCTGACCAACAGCGCTTTGCCTGTCATGTGATGATGTCAGAGACAACATTACATCCTCTGGCAGAGTCTGTGGG GAGGGCCTTCCGGCAGTATTACAAGGAGCACATTGGCTACTCCTGTCCCACTGAAGACATCTTCATTGAATAA